A window from Chlamydia gallinacea 08-1274/3 encodes these proteins:
- a CDS encoding shikimate kinase, producing MNIFLCGLPTVGKTRFGQVLAQYLSFPFFDTDDLILHSYGENQYPSIKKIFQAVGEKTFSSWEIAILRSLSMDKSVVSLGGGTLLHQEAVSLIKNKGTLVLLSLPLPRICERLKHRGVPERLKSSQDLMHTLQERIDFMHRVVDYQFPMAEVDLSKETSLFSACKSFLKLLNL from the coding sequence ATGAATATCTTCCTATGCGGCCTACCCACAGTTGGTAAAACTCGATTTGGTCAAGTCCTTGCTCAATACCTCTCCTTTCCATTTTTCGATACTGATGATTTGATTTTACATTCCTACGGAGAAAATCAATATCCTTCGATAAAAAAAATTTTTCAGGCAGTTGGAGAAAAAACTTTCTCTTCTTGGGAAATCGCTATTCTTCGTTCCTTATCAATGGATAAAAGTGTCGTCTCCTTAGGAGGAGGAACACTTTTGCATCAAGAAGCTGTTTCCCTAATTAAAAATAAAGGAACATTAGTACTTCTTTCTCTTCCCTTACCTAGAATCTGTGAAAGACTGAAACATCGAGGTGTTCCTGAGAGATTAAAATCCTCCCAAGATCTTATGCACACACTGCAAGAACGTATTGACTTCATGCATCGTGTAGTTGATTATCAATTTCCCATGGCAGAGGTGGATCTCTCTAAGGAAACGTCGCTATTTTCTGCCTGTAAATCTTTTTTAAAGTTACTTAACTTAT